The Lepus europaeus isolate LE1 chromosome 1, mLepTim1.pri, whole genome shotgun sequence genome contains the following window.
GCTACATAGTTTGCCTCCAAATGCATATGCCATAATTAATTTAATCCCATCCTTGATTGTATATATTGAGGATACCTTAAGATAATTGTGACTGATTGAATTTTTCCATTTAGAGTTTTGCCCTCGTAGACAGAGTAGTTTTGCCATGACAACGCCGCGCAGAAGCCACAGCCGTAcctcctgcctggcccctccGGGCAGTCCAGCTCCTCAGATGAGAGCTGCGCTGAGGCCAGCACCAGCAGCTCAGCCCCCTGCAGCAACCCTACCATATGCAATCAGCTCACCTGCTGCGGCACCCGGACAGCCAGGCCTGTtggcccagatggccaccactgcAGCTGGCGTGGCTGTGGGCTCTGCTGTTGGGCACACGCTGGCCCATGCCATCACTGGGGGCTTCAGTGGAGGGAGCAATGCTAAGCCCTTGAGGCCAGACATCACCAGGGAGCCCAGTTAGCACAGTAGCAGGAGTTTGGCCAGAATCAGAATGATGTTAAGCTCTATGAGGGTTTCAGTGAAGTCCTGAGACAGTGCAGAATTGCACATGGGTTAATCTAATTCGGAAGCTCAGGATGAAGCAGAAGATTGAATCTCATGACCAAGTTACTTTAGCATACAGATGTAATCGGTAGTGACAGTGTAAAGTGTAAAGCCACCTGGTCAACCTGTCATCTGCTTTGAAGAGCTTCCTTGGTCCAGCATTGCAGTGGAAGAAGGCATCCTTACCGTGTGGAAATCCACTGAGATGATATTGGATTTGGGGCTGGACAGATGTTTGGTCTCCTTGAACAAACTGTTGTAATGTTATTGTTTATGAGTAGAATAAAGTGATTTTcttccaagagaaaaaaaatttttttttccagtgatgGCCACAATATCTGCCATCGcaaatgcttccttttttttttttcaggtttatttacttgtttgaaaggcagagttacagagaagcagaggcagagagggagagagaggtcttccatccactggtacactccccagttggcctcagtggccacagttgtgccgatccaaagccaggatcttctgtgtctcccacatgggtgcaggggcccaatgacttaggccatctttcattgttttttcaggccatagcagaaacctagatctgaaaagcagcagctgggattcgaactggaatccatatgggatgctgatacttcaggtagtggctttacctgctgtaacACAGCACTTCTCCCCACCCCAATGCTTCCGTATGGTATAACCTTGATGCTTATCCAATCAGGTGATTGAGCCTATGCCTCTCCCTCTGAAACTGAGTAAACACTATGACAATCTTGACCAATAGAATATGTGAAGCTATGCTAGGTGACCTCTAACACTAGATTATAAAAAATACCATACACTCCATCTTGCTCTCTTAGAACCTAGCAATCATGCTGTGAGTGAGACTAAACCATATACTAGTCCATGCAGATAGATCACACATAAGGGCTACAAGAAAGTGTTTGATGTTGACAATCCCACTGAAGTCACCTTCAACAGTCAGTCACCAGGCATGTAAATGAAGATATCTCCAGATTATTTCAGCCCCGACCACAGAATTGTCTTCAGGCTTTGGATCTTCCATCTCAGGAGTTGTGGAGTTGACAGCCATCTTGCTTTGCCATTCTCAAATTCTTGATCCGAAGAATCTGTGAGTATATTGGATGTGGGGGTGGGTATGCACTGAAGTGAGGTCTGATTGGTGGGGCCACATGCTTGGGCAGGCACATAGAGCCCTTTCTTCCCTAGCATCTGTGTGCCCCATACTAGCTCCTACCCCTACCCCAGTGCCATGCCAGGGTAGAACTCAGATCTAGAGAGATGAAGTGACTAATTCAAGGTAACACAGTGTTGGGATGGAATCCAGACTTTCTGTTTCCCTACTGACCTACACTATCTTGTGGATATGTGAGTGAATTCCATACCACCAATCTTATAGAGGAAGCCACTATGATATAGAGCAATTAAATAATCACCACTCCACCCCTGGAACTTCATACATGATTCTTCTCCTTTCACTCTAATGATCACAGTAAGAcatgatcttttttctttttaaaaaagaagtgtttattttgtttgaaaggtagagtgacagagagagagagagagagagagagaggaagaaacagtaatatcttccatctgctggctcactccccatatgttcACAATagctgggcaaggccaggctgaagccagatacCAGTAACCCCATCTGTTCTCCCACACCAGCGACAAGAACCCAGATATTTGGGCCGTCATCTGCCACCTTGCAGggacatgagcagaaagctgccTCAGAAgtgtggagtaaccaggactgctggtgtcccaagcagcagcttaacctgctgtgcctaggaggcagcgcATGTTGGCCTAAATACgtaggttcttgccacccacatgggagactgggatggagtttctgtctctCGGCTTCAGTCTGGCATGGCCATggtagttgtgggcatttggagaatgaatcagcagatggaagatctctgtctctcccactctccttttcaaataaataaatgaatcttaaaaaaataaataaatctgtttttttaaaaaaaatgtgactttGGGGCCTACTTCTTGGGGTCTGAATCCTCACTTAGACTTCTATTGTGCAACCTTGGAGTCTTGGCAGATACCCTAGTTAGAGTTCTTTCCGATCCTAATCCAGTGACTGGTGTCTTCACAAGAGAAACATGCCCAGAGGGAAGAGAGCCGAAAGAAGATGGAGAGCGAGCGAGATTGGAATTAAGCTGCCACAGACTAAGGGATGGCTGAAGCACTCCAAGGATTGCCAGCAGCTGGCAGAACCTAGACCCCTCAGAGGGAGCACTATGCtactgctgacaccttgatttcagacttgtCACCTCAGAACTGTGAAAGAAGAAActtttgttgttttaagtcacccAGTTTGTGGTAGTATGACAGTCCTAGGAAACTAATAGATGCTCTTATCACCATCTCcgttttcaaataaaagaaactgaggcccagaggattCAAATACTTGGAGAGCTGTAGGTCACACTGTTCTGGGTGCTGTGCACTGCTTCCGTGGCTCCTGCCGCAGCTGTTGGTGGCTCTCCACCCTCTCCACGGTGCTCGGCTTCCAGCAGTGCTGGAGATGAGCTGCCAGAGTGACTCCCTTCTCTAACTCACCAGCCCACAGGCTTTCCCCGTTCCATTCCCACTTCGCACCACAAGGTAGAATCTCCTCTCAGAAGGAGTGGTATCTCTCTACAACTTTCCCCACTAATTGAACCTTTTCCTCCTTTAAGAATCCCattattccatttcttttccattttttaaaaaattatttactgagagtcagagctgtcatccactggtttactccccaaatgcctacaatagctagggctgggccaggctgaagccaggagcctggaagtcaacccaagtctcccacataggtgacagggactctaGTAGTTGaaacatcatcttctgcctcccagaaatcacattagcaggaaattggagcagaagtggagagtCCAGGACAAAAACCAGGCATtctcatatgggaagctgatgTCTCAAGCATACAACTTAAAACACTGAGCCAAAAACCCACCCCTACAGGGATGTGAAATTATCACattgtgaatttaaaaaacattatgaTTAATATGTTTAGAGCTCTAATGGATAAAGTATACTATAAGCAAGAACAGATGGGCAGTGTGAACAGAGAGATAAAAATTCTAAGAGAATAAAAATGCTACAggtcaaaattataaaatttgtagcagaaaaaaaacaagaatgctCATTAAATAGATTGGTGATGGCTGAAGAAACAGTTCCTGAGCTTGGAGATATGCCAgtagaaatttcaaaaatgaaaaagggGAAAACAATGTTATAAAATGGATCAGGATATCCAAGAacagggccaggcatttggcctaatagtTGACATGCCAGTAAAAATGACCCTTTctcatgctggagtgcctggatttaattcctgcctccagctcctgactctaacttcctactagtgcagaccctgggaggcagtggctaatgactcaagtaattgagttcttgccaccc
Protein-coding sequences here:
- the LOC133763337 gene encoding LOW QUALITY PROTEIN: coiled-coil-helix-coiled-coil-helix domain-containing protein 2-like (The sequence of the model RefSeq protein was modified relative to this genomic sequence to represent the inferred CDS: inserted 1 base in 1 codon; substituted 1 base at 1 genomic stop codon), producing the protein MTTPRRSHSRTSCLAPPGSPAPQMRAALRPAPAAQPPAATLPYAISSPAAAPGQPGLLAQMATTAAGVAVGSAVGHTLAHAITGGFSGGSNAKPLRPDIXQGAQLAQXQEFGQNQNDVKLYEGFSEVLRQCRIAHGLI